In Bacteroidota bacterium, one DNA window encodes the following:
- a CDS encoding NADH-quinone oxidoreductase subunit M, translating into MGMISLLILIPLTGAALLHFVKNDNAAKIFTLGVSVVAFVVSLVAYFQFDPRALGYQFQEKLDWVAIGNIRLSYFVGLDGMSMLLVLLTTFLMVIALIGTWNSQSKKVSNLMALLLLLEAGMIGVFCSLDLFLFYIFWELILIPMYFIIGVWGGERRIYAAVKFFIYTLAGSLFMLVAIIWLGLEAAKVGGTFTTDLVKLTAISHQLPLDVQNYLFWAFAASFAIKVPLFPVHTWLPDAHVEAPTIGSVILAGVLLKMGTYGLIRFNLGLFPQASANNASVLAVLAVVGIIYGALVAIVQTDIKKLIAYSSVTHMGFIVLGIFSMTREGLQGAVIQMVNHGLSTGMLFMMFGMMYERKHTRAISEYGGVAKITPLFAVFFAIAMLSSVGLPGLNGFVGEYLTLMGAFQSPVLHSWVYSIFSSTGVILAAVYLLWMYQRFMLGPVTHEANRSLKDLSTREIVSLVPLVVFMIWIGVRPMQFMRTSETSINALSNSLLGVQPEKTNDYQVVNPKVIVK; encoded by the coding sequence ATGGGAATGATCTCACTACTCATCCTCATTCCACTAACCGGCGCGGCGTTGCTTCACTTCGTGAAGAACGATAACGCTGCGAAGATCTTTACGCTCGGGGTTTCCGTCGTCGCGTTCGTTGTTTCGCTCGTTGCCTATTTCCAGTTCGACCCGAGGGCGCTCGGCTATCAATTCCAGGAGAAGCTTGATTGGGTGGCGATCGGCAACATCCGTCTGAGCTATTTCGTCGGGCTCGACGGAATGTCAATGCTTCTCGTGTTGCTGACAACCTTCCTGATGGTCATTGCGCTCATCGGTACGTGGAATTCGCAGTCGAAGAAAGTATCGAACCTGATGGCGCTCTTGCTGCTGCTCGAAGCAGGCATGATCGGCGTTTTTTGTTCACTTGATCTCTTCCTCTTCTACATCTTCTGGGAGCTCATCCTCATTCCGATGTACTTCATCATCGGCGTTTGGGGAGGGGAGCGTCGTATCTATGCAGCGGTCAAATTCTTTATCTACACGCTTGCGGGATCGCTCTTCATGCTCGTGGCTATCATCTGGCTCGGACTCGAAGCCGCGAAGGTTGGCGGGACGTTCACTACAGACCTCGTGAAGCTGACTGCGATCAGCCACCAACTTCCGCTCGATGTTCAGAACTACCTCTTCTGGGCGTTTGCAGCATCGTTCGCGATCAAAGTGCCACTCTTCCCGGTGCACACGTGGTTGCCCGATGCTCACGTCGAGGCTCCGACGATCGGCTCGGTCATTTTGGCCGGCGTTCTTCTGAAGATGGGTACATACGGCCTGATCCGATTCAACCTCGGGCTTTTCCCTCAGGCAAGTGCGAACAATGCGTCTGTCCTTGCGGTACTGGCGGTCGTTGGTATCATCTACGGTGCTCTCGTCGCGATCGTCCAGACGGATATCAAGAAGCTGATCGCGTACTCGTCCGTTACGCACATGGGGTTCATCGTGCTGGGTATCTTCTCGATGACTCGGGAAGGTCTGCAGGGAGCGGTGATCCAAATGGTGAACCACGGACTCTCGACAGGCATGCTCTTCATGATGTTCGGCATGATGTACGAGCGGAAGCATACCCGGGCCATCAGTGAGTATGGCGGAGTAGCAAAGATCACGCCGCTCTTTGCAGTCTTCTTCGCGATCGCTATGCTTTCGAGCGTTGGTCTGCCGGGACTCAACGGCTTCGTAGGTGAATACCTGACACTAATGGGGGCGTTCCAATCGCCGGTACTGCACTCATGGGTGTACTCGATCTTCAGTTCTACCGGTGTCATTCTCGCTGCAGTATATCTACTGTGGATGTACCAGCGCTTCATGCTCGGCCCGGTGACGCACGAAGCGAATCGTTCGCTGAAAGACCTTTCGACGCGTGAGATAGTGTCACTTGTGCCGCTCGTCGTATTCATGATCTGGATCGGAGTCCGACCGATGCAGTTCATGCGCACCAGCGAGACGAGCATCAATGCACTGTCGAACTCTTTGCTCGGTGTTCAGCCCGAGAAGACCAACGACTATCAGGTTGTGAACCCGAAGGTGATCGTGAAATAG
- a CDS encoding NADH-quinone oxidoreductase subunit N: MSYNDFISVLPLLVLTGTGFLVLLWDAFSKKPSRAPLTLTMLGGVGAIAAAAANLMNSSSVAFGGLFFSNSFTNFFTIIFSAAVILTSMLAERYLQGKEVITGEFSALLIFSAVGMVMLASGANLIVTFLGLETMSVSFYVLAGLYRTEARSNEASLKYFLLGAFATGFFLYGIALIYGCTGTMSLVDIRGTMAATGAQPRIASPDSTLLLLGSVLLIVGLAFKVAAFPFHQWAPDVYEGSPSIVSGFMSTAGKTAAFASFALIFGYALIPNGHPHGGMEKVQMILAILAALSMLYGNIVAIAQTKIKRMLAYSSVAHAGYLLLGVTALNANGQKGIAVYSAVYTLMQIGAFGVVSYLEREDGVGLELADYAGLSKRRPYLALLMSILMFSLAGIPPFAGFFGKYYLFMAALDAGMTWVVIVGVISSIIASFFYLRVIVQMYFTEPKHVTEPAKEGFSFPMIAVGLAVVALLVFGLQPSLLLQGIGYFFQ, encoded by the coding sequence GTGAGCTACAACGACTTCATCAGTGTGCTGCCGCTGCTCGTCCTGACCGGGACAGGGTTCCTCGTGCTATTGTGGGATGCTTTCAGCAAGAAACCCTCGCGGGCACCGCTTACACTGACGATGCTCGGTGGTGTCGGGGCGATCGCGGCTGCGGCGGCGAATCTGATGAATTCCTCGAGTGTAGCGTTCGGCGGTCTTTTCTTCTCCAATAGCTTCACCAATTTCTTTACTATCATCTTCTCGGCAGCCGTCATTTTGACTTCGATGCTTGCCGAGCGATACCTGCAGGGCAAGGAAGTCATCACCGGCGAGTTTAGTGCACTCCTGATCTTCTCCGCGGTGGGAATGGTCATGCTCGCTTCCGGGGCGAACCTGATCGTGACGTTCCTCGGACTTGAGACAATGTCCGTTTCCTTCTATGTCCTGGCTGGGCTCTACCGAACTGAAGCCCGGTCCAACGAAGCATCGCTGAAGTACTTCCTGCTTGGCGCGTTCGCGACTGGTTTCTTCTTGTACGGCATCGCTCTGATCTATGGTTGTACCGGAACGATGAGCCTTGTCGATATCCGAGGCACGATGGCGGCGACCGGTGCCCAGCCACGAATCGCTTCGCCCGATTCGACACTGCTCCTTCTCGGCTCAGTGCTGCTGATCGTCGGCCTTGCGTTTAAGGTCGCAGCATTCCCATTCCATCAATGGGCACCAGATGTGTATGAAGGATCGCCGTCGATCGTCTCGGGCTTCATGTCCACCGCGGGGAAGACTGCTGCATTCGCGTCCTTTGCCCTGATCTTTGGCTACGCGCTCATTCCGAACGGCCACCCGCATGGCGGGATGGAGAAGGTCCAGATGATCCTCGCGATTCTCGCAGCGTTGTCTATGCTCTACGGCAACATCGTGGCGATCGCCCAGACGAAGATCAAGCGTATGCTGGCCTACTCGAGCGTAGCTCATGCCGGATATCTGCTGCTCGGTGTGACGGCGCTTAATGCGAATGGCCAGAAGGGCATCGCTGTTTACTCGGCCGTTTACACGCTGATGCAGATCGGTGCGTTCGGCGTCGTTTCGTACCTCGAGCGTGAAGACGGTGTCGGCCTCGAATTAGCTGACTACGCCGGCCTCTCGAAGCGCAGGCCCTACCTTGCATTGCTGATGTCCATCCTGATGTTCTCGCTTGCCGGAATACCTCCGTTCGCCGGATTCTTTGGTAAGTACTACCTCTTCATGGCCGCCCTTGATGCGGGCATGACGTGGGTCGTGATCGTCGGCGTTATTTCGAGCATCATCGCCTCCTTCTTCTATCTGCGTGTGATCGTTCAGATGTACTTCACAGAGCCGAAGCATGTTACAGAGCCCGCGAAGGAAGGCTTCTCATTTCCGATGATCGCCGTCGGACTGGCGGTGGTTGCACTGCTCGTCTTCGGCTTGCAGCCATCCTTGCTTTTGCAAGGGATCGGCTATTTCTTCCAATAA
- a CDS encoding NAD(P)H-hydrate dehydratase, whose translation MRAVLTKAESKAYDEFLIKKIGMLPAVLMENAARGALDSINDWLVAAPAKSVLIFCGGGNNGGDGFALARLLTERGSDVDIVMLATPAQLSKDAAQQYGILRKILGPESFHKYPFSDSHFLSHLDLCVIVDAMLGTGASGKLRDKYADAVVTMNQLAQAIGANILAVDIPTGLDADTGDVPTVRGQKPIVVLADRTATMGAFKQGFFQGFAPDVTGDVSVIGLGVAIDSESAVNMLDISDIRPLAPSRFKTASKYDEGVVLSIAGSIGMTGAAIMSAEAALKSGCGLVTVATPESQRPIVAAAMPEIMTIALEDSDGEPIGKSLASLGRSLERADVILLGPGLRDSDSAKAYCKMVLGDAELPIIADAGALAAIADDVTILKKRKAPTVLTPHAGEMSRMLGIDRDELEAHRIEYAIAFAKAFKVVVVLKGAPTVIASPDSKAFISPTGNAGMATAGTGDVLAGMIAGFVAREPQSVLNPTIFAVYAHGLAGDVAAKEKTQNSLVATDLIAVFPETFKQLGLQ comes from the coding sequence ATGCGCGCGGTACTCACCAAAGCAGAGTCCAAAGCGTATGACGAGTTTCTGATCAAGAAGATCGGCATGCTGCCTGCCGTCTTGATGGAGAATGCCGCACGCGGTGCACTTGATTCGATCAACGATTGGCTCGTTGCAGCACCGGCAAAATCGGTACTCATCTTCTGTGGTGGCGGAAACAACGGCGGCGACGGCTTTGCCCTGGCTCGGTTGCTGACCGAACGAGGCAGCGACGTCGACATCGTAATGCTGGCAACGCCGGCACAACTCTCGAAGGACGCGGCGCAACAATACGGTATCCTTCGCAAGATACTCGGCCCCGAAAGCTTCCATAAGTATCCGTTCAGCGATTCGCATTTCTTATCGCATCTCGATCTGTGCGTCATCGTTGACGCCATGCTCGGAACCGGTGCAAGCGGGAAGCTGCGTGACAAATACGCTGACGCCGTCGTTACGATGAACCAGTTGGCCCAGGCAATCGGCGCAAATATTCTGGCTGTTGACATTCCGACTGGACTCGATGCCGATACCGGTGACGTCCCGACCGTTCGCGGCCAGAAGCCGATCGTCGTTCTTGCCGACCGTACCGCTACCATGGGCGCCTTCAAACAGGGCTTCTTCCAAGGATTTGCACCCGACGTTACTGGCGATGTGAGCGTCATCGGCCTCGGCGTCGCGATCGACTCCGAGTCAGCTGTGAATATGTTGGACATCTCCGACATCCGGCCACTCGCACCATCCCGGTTCAAGACGGCTTCCAAGTACGACGAAGGCGTTGTGCTTTCGATCGCCGGCTCCATTGGAATGACCGGAGCGGCGATCATGAGCGCAGAGGCTGCCCTGAAGAGTGGCTGCGGACTCGTCACCGTTGCGACACCCGAATCGCAGCGACCCATCGTCGCTGCGGCGATGCCGGAGATCATGACCATCGCCCTCGAAGATTCGGACGGCGAGCCGATAGGGAAGTCACTTGCTTCGCTCGGCAGATCGCTTGAACGCGCCGATGTCATCCTTCTCGGTCCCGGACTCCGCGACAGCGACAGCGCCAAGGCGTACTGCAAGATGGTGCTTGGTGACGCGGAACTTCCGATCATTGCAGATGCCGGAGCTCTCGCAGCGATCGCCGATGACGTGACCATCCTCAAGAAACGCAAGGCACCGACCGTGCTCACACCGCACGCCGGAGAAATGTCCCGCATGCTCGGGATAGATCGTGATGAGCTCGAGGCCCATCGCATCGAATATGCCATTGCATTTGCCAAGGCCTTCAAAGTTGTCGTAGTGCTGAAAGGAGCCCCGACCGTCATTGCATCGCCGGACAGCAAGGCCTTTATCTCTCCGACAGGCAACGCAGGTATGGCGACAGCCGGAACAGGCGACGTCCTCGCCGGAATGATCGCCGGCTTCGTGGCCCGCGAACCGCAGTCTGTTCTGAACCCGACGATCTTCGCCGTCTATGCTCATGGCCTTGCAGGCGATGTGGCCGCAAAGGAGAAGACGCAGAACTCGCTTGTCGCGACCGATCTCATCGCCGTCTTTCCCGAGACGTTCAAGCAACTCGGCCTGCAATGA
- a CDS encoding heme exporter protein CcmB — protein MISPVLRKELRIELRSRYGTSAVVMFLVVTVVTIAFAAVDKISPSFMSAFFWITLFFGTITGLSRSFISEEERGTGLLLRLYGRADSVYWGKFIYNLLLSLALGFTAVLIFAFFFKEFVLKDAGFFFLQLLLGLTGTAAIVTILSALVARAAQKGALLPVLALPLLFPLVIAVTDATRITMEIPNAWEGVRGDILILFSFDVALILVSYVLFSYIWQD, from the coding sequence ATGATCTCACCCGTCCTTCGCAAAGAACTTCGCATCGAGCTTCGCAGCCGTTACGGCACGAGTGCGGTGGTGATGTTCCTTGTCGTAACGGTCGTAACCATCGCCTTCGCCGCAGTCGATAAGATATCCCCGTCGTTCATGAGCGCGTTCTTTTGGATCACGCTGTTCTTCGGGACGATCACCGGTCTTTCGCGCTCGTTCATCAGTGAAGAAGAACGGGGGACAGGCCTGCTCCTGCGACTCTATGGTCGAGCCGACTCGGTCTATTGGGGCAAGTTCATCTACAACCTCCTTCTTAGCCTTGCATTGGGCTTTACGGCAGTGCTCATTTTTGCATTTTTCTTCAAAGAGTTTGTGCTGAAGGATGCAGGTTTCTTCTTCCTGCAACTCCTTCTTGGCCTGACCGGCACCGCAGCGATCGTTACGATCCTATCAGCCCTCGTCGCACGTGCGGCGCAGAAGGGGGCGTTGCTGCCGGTACTCGCCTTGCCGCTACTGTTTCCGCTCGTGATCGCCGTCACCGATGCGACGCGCATCACGATGGAGATCCCCAACGCCTGGGAAGGCGTCCGGGGAGATATTCTCATACTTTTTTCGTTCGATGTAGCGCTCATTCTTGTGAGCTATGTGCTCTTCAGCTATATTTGGCAAGACTGA
- the ccsA gene encoding cytochrome c biogenesis protein CcsA, translated as MKLLRNPVFLWLYAAIFAVSIYLSFATPVAGIFRDAATLMMMNVSSKTPVQATIKSVVSSDANRTTFLATDRFEVERKLVAKNSYGLKPGMMVVGDCAYTAGDSSYELVSLERINPSIVFPLIQGLGELGRNILFHVPMSFVAFIAFLLGTINSIQLLRKNDLKYDLRARASSAGGLLYTTLATVTGSIWARFSWGKFWNWDEPRETSILVLLLIYIAYFLLRSLLEDSEEKKARIAAVYNCIAFVTVPFLMFILPRITRSLHPGSGSEAPVVNLSGKTHIDPWFSIFLWVNVTCFAILFLWMRDLYIRTETLEARRAQQYE; from the coding sequence ATGAAGCTGCTTCGTAACCCCGTCTTTCTCTGGCTCTATGCCGCGATCTTCGCGGTGAGCATCTATCTGTCGTTCGCCACGCCGGTTGCCGGTATTTTTCGCGACGCCGCGACGCTCATGATGATGAACGTCTCGAGCAAAACGCCGGTCCAGGCGACAATCAAATCCGTTGTCAGCTCTGACGCCAACCGCACTACGTTTCTCGCTACCGACCGCTTTGAAGTCGAGCGAAAGCTCGTCGCAAAGAACTCGTATGGCCTGAAGCCCGGCATGATGGTCGTTGGTGACTGTGCCTACACAGCCGGCGACAGCAGCTACGAACTCGTCTCGCTCGAACGTATCAATCCGTCGATCGTCTTTCCGCTGATCCAAGGGCTCGGCGAGCTGGGCCGTAATATCCTGTTCCACGTCCCGATGTCGTTCGTCGCGTTTATCGCATTCCTGCTCGGGACGATCAACAGCATTCAGCTCTTGCGTAAGAACGACCTCAAGTACGATCTCCGCGCTCGTGCATCAAGCGCCGGCGGATTGCTTTACACGACGCTCGCGACTGTTACCGGCAGCATCTGGGCTCGATTCTCGTGGGGGAAGTTTTGGAATTGGGACGAACCGCGCGAAACGTCGATCCTTGTTCTGCTGCTGATCTACATCGCATATTTCCTCCTTCGCTCGCTCTTGGAAGATTCCGAAGAGAAGAAGGCCCGCATTGCGGCGGTGTATAATTGCATCGCGTTCGTGACCGTGCCGTTCCTGATGTTCATCCTGCCGCGCATCACGCGCAGCTTGCATCCGGGCTCGGGCTCCGAGGCTCCGGTCGTAAACCTCTCGGGCAAGACGCATATCGACCCCTGGTTTTCGATCTTCCTGTGGGTGAACGTCACCTGCTTTGCTATCCTGTTTCTTTGGATGCGCGACCTCTACATCCGCACGGAAACGCTCGAAGCACGCCGCGCACAACAATACGAATAG
- a CDS encoding super-infection exclusion protein B, which produces MSVVKDIREFAESNVRFRVLIIAWIGIVLLVVLAELNILQLRSSFQSYVVYFALAFCLLTAWLLVEAILWFFGAGSARARATNARRANQRKLMNLPPRAKQILRYWTIPQNRYKAQELDFTDDDVSALERADIIAGAEPVLYYSGMSTITSYHVQEWAADILESEPKIVS; this is translated from the coding sequence ATGTCAGTAGTTAAGGATATCCGAGAGTTCGCAGAGAGTAACGTCAGATTCAGGGTGCTCATCATTGCATGGATAGGCATCGTCTTGTTAGTAGTACTTGCGGAACTCAACATTTTACAACTCAGGTCTTCGTTTCAGAGTTATGTCGTCTATTTTGCACTCGCATTTTGTCTTCTCACAGCTTGGTTGCTAGTCGAAGCTATCCTGTGGTTTTTCGGCGCTGGCAGCGCGAGAGCAAGGGCCACAAACGCCAGACGTGCCAATCAAAGGAAGCTAATGAATCTCCCACCGCGTGCAAAACAGATTCTACGGTACTGGACTATCCCACAGAATCGCTATAAGGCTCAGGAGCTTGACTTTACAGATGACGATGTTTCGGCTCTTGAGCGGGCGGATATCATCGCTGGCGCAGAGCCTGTACTCTACTATTCTGGCATGTCTACGATTACAAGCTATCACGTACAAGAATGGGCGGCAGACATACTCGAATCTGAACCCAAGATCGTCTCCTAG
- a CDS encoding cytochrome c maturation protein CcmE, producing the protein MKKKHIIALVVALLFIGVAAFALVDNKIDYSDFASAQNTGKRVQVSGSWVKENNYNYDAKSNIFSFTMKDHKGNVLPVKFEGMKPNNFETAPSVVCVGKVENGMFMASDIQTKCPSRYEGSNKE; encoded by the coding sequence ATGAAGAAAAAACACATTATCGCACTCGTTGTCGCACTGCTGTTTATCGGTGTAGCAGCGTTCGCGCTGGTCGATAACAAGATCGACTATTCCGATTTCGCGTCTGCCCAGAATACGGGCAAGCGCGTGCAGGTCTCGGGCTCGTGGGTGAAGGAGAACAACTACAACTACGACGCCAAGAGCAACATCTTCTCGTTCACCATGAAGGACCACAAAGGCAATGTGCTCCCGGTGAAGTTCGAGGGGATGAAGCCGAACAATTTCGAGACCGCACCGTCGGTCGTCTGCGTCGGGAAGGTCGAGAATGGCATGTTCATGGCCTCCGATATCCAGACCAAGTGTCCGTCACGATACGAGGGGAGTAACAAAGAATAA
- the ccsA gene encoding cytochrome c biogenesis protein CcsA has translation MVGSVAMGVVLAASLVACILYVLVARGRTELLTAARITTHVAIWAQFVAAGTLLYLIFNYRFDINYIYEHVSRSLSKPLLFACFYASQEGSFMLWALLTAIVAIFLIPYAQRQRVEAPVMAVYLGVFGFLALMLVAKSPFTTIYAAHPGDVMAGFIPPDGRGLNPSLENLWIVIHPPMLFTGFTLLAVPFAFAVTGLIRKDFQGWVTTSLPWTLGAGMILGFGIMLGGFWAYETLGWGGYWGWDPVENASLLPWLITVAGTHTMLTQKRTGGLVKTNIGMTLLAYALVLYASFLTRSGVLGDASVHSFADPGYVAFALLLYGMIFFVGGSFALFLWRWRAMNVRGKDYKVLSRETALSIGSALLGASTLVVFIGTSAPLIKKKVDISFYGDLHVPIAILMMLVNGLSLVLKWRQSGWQEMLRKGAWGFGLALLGAIGLYFAGLDDIKFLAIGFSALFSLFINIEVALNLFRGKVGVKMDASAGSMKQKIWSAFKWSFSIGLVALLIFSKGDYYKFGQIIVDDAGGFYWLGFFLIVTAAFMILGAPSFRLDKRFIGAYVAHIGLGLFLLGVIATTRYEKKEFVKLVQGKPVKAFGGKYTLSFDSTEITPPENYYFHVGVHDQAGNVALAKPLWFWTAFNNHTDPIANPGILKYGSKDLYFTVVATDQEGGIPHDSLVRGQAVTILGGKKTVKFVDFDFPPEEMAKMRQQQDFRVKARVEVFEGKDTTSANPVPLEISVTRNLSTGEAHQEDVVVPNTAYHLQLAELRPDLSDRSKSKIIFAWFDKNNPPPKPVPTITVEAFVKPFINAVWGGILIVVLGFYYSVLRRRREALVAIDRAERAYEKSKPQSEGLKDPIASEGARISPVEAPKKLS, from the coding sequence ATGGTAGGCTCTGTCGCCATGGGCGTGGTACTGGCGGCATCGCTTGTCGCTTGTATCCTCTACGTCCTCGTTGCTCGCGGTCGCACCGAACTCCTGACCGCCGCCCGCATCACCACCCATGTTGCAATTTGGGCACAATTTGTCGCAGCCGGGACGCTGCTGTATCTGATCTTCAATTACCGCTTCGACATCAACTATATCTACGAGCACGTATCGCGCTCGTTGTCGAAGCCGCTGCTCTTTGCATGTTTCTACGCCTCGCAGGAGGGGAGCTTCATGCTCTGGGCCTTGCTGACGGCAATTGTGGCGATCTTCCTGATACCATACGCCCAGCGACAGCGCGTCGAAGCGCCGGTGATGGCCGTGTATCTCGGTGTGTTTGGTTTTCTGGCGCTCATGCTCGTTGCAAAGAGCCCGTTCACGACGATCTATGCCGCGCATCCGGGCGATGTCATGGCTGGCTTTATTCCTCCTGACGGACGAGGACTGAACCCGTCGCTTGAGAACCTGTGGATCGTCATTCACCCACCGATGCTCTTTACGGGCTTCACGCTGCTGGCGGTACCGTTCGCATTTGCCGTGACTGGCCTGATCCGAAAAGACTTTCAGGGCTGGGTAACGACTTCGCTTCCGTGGACGCTCGGTGCCGGTATGATTCTCGGTTTCGGTATTATGCTCGGCGGCTTCTGGGCATACGAAACGCTCGGATGGGGTGGTTATTGGGGCTGGGATCCGGTCGAAAATGCAAGTTTGCTGCCATGGCTCATTACCGTTGCGGGCACGCATACGATGCTGACGCAGAAGCGCACCGGTGGCCTCGTGAAGACGAACATCGGCATGACGCTGCTGGCGTATGCACTGGTGCTCTATGCCTCCTTCCTGACGCGATCAGGCGTACTCGGTGATGCATCGGTCCATAGTTTTGCCGATCCGGGGTACGTCGCATTCGCGCTGCTGCTCTATGGTATGATCTTCTTCGTCGGCGGCTCCTTCGCGCTCTTCCTCTGGCGTTGGCGCGCAATGAACGTGCGTGGCAAGGATTACAAAGTGCTCTCGCGCGAGACGGCGCTCTCGATCGGTTCCGCACTGCTTGGTGCGTCGACGCTCGTCGTTTTTATCGGCACCAGTGCTCCGCTCATCAAAAAGAAGGTCGATATTAGCTTTTATGGCGATCTGCACGTGCCGATCGCAATCTTGATGATGCTTGTCAACGGGCTCTCGCTCGTGCTGAAGTGGAGGCAGTCGGGGTGGCAGGAAATGCTTCGCAAAGGAGCGTGGGGATTCGGCCTGGCGCTGCTTGGGGCGATCGGTCTGTACTTCGCCGGGCTCGACGATATCAAATTCCTGGCGATTGGGTTTAGCGCGCTGTTCTCGCTGTTTATCAATATCGAGGTTGCGCTGAATCTCTTCCGCGGAAAAGTCGGGGTTAAGATGGATGCATCTGCCGGCTCGATGAAGCAGAAGATCTGGTCGGCGTTCAAATGGTCGTTCTCGATCGGCCTTGTCGCGCTCCTGATCTTTTCGAAAGGGGATTATTACAAGTTCGGACAGATCATTGTCGATGACGCCGGCGGTTTCTACTGGCTTGGGTTCTTCCTGATCGTGACGGCAGCGTTTATGATCTTAGGCGCTCCGTCGTTCCGATTGGACAAGCGCTTCATCGGCGCCTATGTTGCGCATATCGGCTTAGGCCTCTTCCTGCTCGGAGTGATCGCAACGACGCGCTACGAGAAGAAAGAGTTCGTGAAGCTTGTGCAGGGCAAGCCGGTCAAAGCATTCGGTGGTAAATATACTCTAAGCTTCGATTCGACGGAGATTACTCCACCGGAAAATTACTACTTCCACGTCGGCGTGCATGACCAGGCCGGCAACGTTGCGCTCGCAAAACCGCTGTGGTTCTGGACGGCGTTCAATAACCACACCGACCCGATCGCGAACCCAGGTATTCTGAAATACGGCTCGAAGGATCTATATTTCACCGTCGTTGCGACCGATCAAGAAGGCGGCATCCCGCACGATTCGCTCGTTCGCGGGCAGGCTGTGACCATTCTCGGCGGCAAGAAGACGGTAAAGTTTGTTGACTTCGACTTCCCGCCCGAAGAGATGGCGAAGATGCGCCAGCAACAGGATTTCCGTGTGAAGGCCCGTGTCGAGGTCTTCGAGGGGAAGGACACGACAAGTGCCAACCCGGTGCCGCTTGAAATCAGCGTGACGCGCAATCTCTCGACCGGCGAAGCGCATCAGGAAGATGTCGTTGTTCCGAATACGGCATACCATCTCCAACTCGCGGAGTTGCGACCCGATCTTTCGGATCGCTCGAAGTCGAAGATCATCTTCGCATGGTTCGACAAGAACAATCCGCCACCGAAGCCGGTACCGACAATTACGGTTGAAGCGTTCGTGAAGCCGTTTATTAATGCGGTATGGGGCGGCATCCTGATCGTCGTGCTGGGTTTCTACTACAGCGTATTGCGCCGCCGCCGCGAGGCGCTCGTTGCCATCGACCGTGCTGAACGCGCATACGAAAAGAGCAAACCGCAATCCGAAGGCCTAAAGGATCCGATCGCTTCCGAGGGAGCGCGAATCTCGCCGGTCGAAGCGCCGAAGAAGCTCTCCTGA